One window of Vibrio sinaloensis genomic DNA carries:
- the tsaB gene encoding tRNA (adenosine(37)-N6)-threonylcarbamoyltransferase complex dimerization subunit type 1 TsaB produces the protein MSAKILALDTATENCSVALLVNDKVYVRSEVAPRDHTKKVLPMVDEVLQEAGLTLTDLDALAFGRGPGSFTGVRIGIGIAQGLAFGADLPMIGVSTLAAMAQGAYRIHGAEQVATAIDARMSEVYWARYVRQEDGSWLVRDEECVTPPLLVAQNSEADALSWYRAGTGWQAYSAELEGIAFATQPSEVLFPDAQDIVQLAKFELQKGNTVSVEEASPVYLRDTVAWKKLPGRE, from the coding sequence ATGAGTGCAAAGATTCTTGCTCTAGATACGGCAACCGAAAACTGTTCGGTTGCGCTTTTGGTCAACGACAAAGTCTATGTGCGCAGTGAAGTTGCGCCGCGTGACCATACCAAAAAAGTTCTACCTATGGTGGATGAAGTGTTGCAGGAGGCGGGATTAACGCTGACTGACTTGGACGCGCTGGCCTTTGGTCGCGGACCGGGAAGTTTTACCGGTGTACGCATTGGCATTGGTATTGCACAAGGTTTAGCGTTCGGTGCAGATTTGCCTATGATTGGTGTTTCGACGTTGGCTGCGATGGCCCAAGGCGCATATCGTATACACGGTGCAGAGCAGGTCGCAACTGCGATTGATGCGCGTATGAGTGAAGTCTATTGGGCTCGTTATGTGCGTCAAGAAGATGGCAGTTGGCTGGTGCGCGATGAGGAGTGTGTGACACCGCCTCTTTTAGTGGCGCAAAACAGCGAAGCCGATGCACTGTCTTGGTATCGAGCAGGGACAGGTTGGCAAGCCTATAGTGCTGAGCTGGAAGGCATTGCATTTGCAACCCAGCCGAGTGAGGTTTTGTTCCCCGATGCACAAGACATTGTCCAGCTCGCTAAGTTTGAGCTGCAAAAAGGCAATACAGTCAGTGTTGAAGAGGCGAGCCCTGTTTACTTACGCGATACCGTTGCGTGGAAAAAACTGCCGGGTCGCGAGTAG
- a CDS encoding chromosome partitioning protein ParA, producing MVSINGLPGPVPGPNRANKANKNKQTNKSQQNAIVSQPSKVANAVAHSIRHVSESDLHKAQVQYDLPEGRGRKAMQEYMDVLNQAKRDELSQMLGVDIYI from the coding sequence ATGGTTTCAATAAATGGATTGCCCGGTCCGGTTCCTGGCCCAAATCGCGCCAATAAGGCCAACAAGAACAAGCAGACCAATAAGTCGCAGCAAAATGCAATCGTTAGTCAGCCGAGTAAAGTGGCGAATGCTGTTGCCCATTCTATCCGCCATGTCAGCGAGTCCGATCTGCACAAAGCACAAGTGCAATATGATTTACCCGAAGGGCGTGGTCGCAAAGCGATGCAGGAGTATATGGACGTACTCAATCAAGCCAAGCGCGATGAACTTTCCCAAATGCTCGGTGTCGATATTTACATCTAA
- a CDS encoding Slp family lipoprotein, with amino-acid sequence MLTKLPQLLLLFLSVSLFGCSTLPEPLASEDPNLISDYQTWQVNSDTASQIRLGGVIANVSNLEDKTRVEVVNLPISSSGKPDIRQEPSGRFVVYIDGFADPVTLAEGRLISVLGYSQAKEKGSVGDFEYEFPVLNALGWHLWRIEERVIVHEVNRYLEPCFGLYCRDSDFGGGTGIVVKEVR; translated from the coding sequence ATGCTAACCAAGTTGCCGCAACTACTTCTGCTATTTTTGTCTGTGAGCCTTTTTGGTTGCAGTACCTTGCCGGAACCACTCGCTAGTGAAGACCCTAATCTGATTTCTGACTATCAAACTTGGCAAGTTAATTCAGACACTGCCAGTCAAATTCGATTAGGCGGCGTTATCGCTAATGTCTCCAACCTGGAGGACAAGACTCGTGTTGAGGTGGTGAACTTGCCGATCAGCTCATCGGGTAAGCCCGATATTCGCCAAGAGCCAAGTGGTCGCTTTGTGGTATACATTGATGGCTTCGCCGACCCCGTTACTTTGGCCGAAGGACGGTTAATCTCGGTACTAGGCTATAGTCAAGCTAAGGAAAAAGGATCCGTCGGTGATTTCGAGTATGAGTTTCCAGTACTCAACGCACTCGGCTGGCATTTATGGCGGATTGAAGAGCGGGTCATTGTCCACGAAGTCAACCGTTATCTTGAGCCCTGTTTTGGCCTTTACTGCCGAGACTCCGATTTTGGTGGCGGGACGGGGATAGTGGTTAAAGAAGTGCGCTAG
- a CDS encoding alpha/beta hydrolase, translating into MVETRYSIASGAIACMEFGNRRSASVTLVFLHGWLDNAASFNTVMADLHKLAPHLHLCAIDLPGHGLSSHKDDHNFYPFHDYIDDVYQLLAKLSPNRLVLVGHSLGALIASCYSAAFPEQVSGLVQIEGYGPLAESSDQCVSRLREGVLSRQRIRRKPERSMSSLQQALQRRAKVNQLEADLIAPVVLRGIEQREMGWQWRHDNKLQSQSLYRMSFQHAETIRKQVVCPQLIILGHEGFDYLQSIQMDEANTTQVVQVNGGHHCHLQSPSRVSSLIFGLVNKI; encoded by the coding sequence ATGGTTGAAACACGTTATTCTATTGCGTCCGGCGCTATCGCCTGTATGGAGTTTGGCAATAGACGCAGCGCAAGTGTGACGCTAGTTTTTCTGCACGGTTGGCTCGATAACGCGGCCAGTTTCAACACAGTGATGGCTGACTTACACAAGCTTGCTCCCCATCTCCACCTTTGCGCAATCGATTTACCTGGGCATGGTCTGTCGAGCCATAAAGATGACCACAATTTCTATCCATTTCACGACTATATTGATGATGTTTACCAACTTTTGGCTAAGTTATCACCAAACAGACTGGTGTTAGTCGGGCATTCGCTTGGTGCTTTGATTGCAAGTTGTTATAGTGCCGCCTTTCCTGAGCAAGTCAGTGGACTGGTTCAGATAGAAGGATATGGACCGTTAGCAGAAAGTAGTGACCAGTGTGTGTCTCGTTTGCGAGAGGGTGTATTAAGTCGCCAAAGAATCCGTCGTAAACCGGAGCGAAGCATGAGCTCACTTCAACAAGCGCTGCAACGGCGAGCCAAAGTGAACCAACTTGAGGCTGACTTGATTGCCCCTGTCGTCTTGCGAGGTATTGAGCAACGAGAGATGGGGTGGCAGTGGCGCCATGACAACAAATTGCAAAGTCAGTCACTGTATCGAATGTCTTTTCAGCACGCAGAGACCATCCGCAAGCAAGTAGTTTGCCCGCAGTTGATCATACTGGGTCACGAGGGTTTTGATTATTTGCAGTCAATCCAAATGGATGAAGCAAATACCACCCAAGTTGTCCAAGTCAATGGCGGTCATCACTGTCACTTACAGTCCCCTTCTAGAGTATCTAGCCTAATTTTTGGCTTAGTTAACAAAATTTAA
- the fadD gene encoding long-chain-fatty-acid--CoA ligase FadD: MDKPWLSRYPSDVPEHINPDQYPSLVEMFEQSVHKYADQPAFMNMGSVMTFRKLEERSRAFAAYLQNELKLKKGDRVALMMPNLLQYPVALFGVLRAGLIAVNVNPLYTPRELEHQLNDADATAIVIVSNFANTLEQIVDNTPVKHVVLTSLGQMLPRAKGTLVDFVVKYVKGMVPKYDLPGAISMRQALHKGRRLQYVKPFMSGDDIAFLQYTGGTTGVAKGAILTHRNMIANVLQAKGAYGPVLSEGRELVVTALPLYHVFALTVNCLLFIEMGGQNLLITNPRDIPGFVKELQKYPFTAITGVNTLFNALVNNEDFHELNFSKLKLAVGGGMAVQRAVAEQWKKTTGIHLLEGYGLTECSPLVTGNPYDLTDYTGAIGLPVPSTEVRIVDDEGQPLANTEVGELQVRGPQVMQGYWQRPEATKEVINAEGWLSTGDIVKFDEEGLIHIVDRKKDMILVSGFNVYPNEIEDVVALHGKVLEVAAIGQEHPVSGEVVKVYVVKRDPSLTKDEIIAHCRQHLTGYKVPKLVEFREDLPKTNVGKILRRVLREENDANLAKAEQA; encoded by the coding sequence GTGGATAAACCTTGGTTATCGCGTTATCCAAGTGATGTGCCTGAGCATATCAACCCAGATCAATACCCATCTTTAGTTGAGATGTTTGAACAGTCAGTACACAAGTACGCTGACCAGCCTGCATTTATGAATATGGGCTCGGTAATGACTTTCCGAAAACTGGAAGAGCGTAGTCGTGCCTTTGCTGCCTACTTGCAAAATGAACTCAAGTTGAAGAAAGGCGATCGTGTTGCGTTAATGATGCCGAACCTTCTTCAGTATCCAGTGGCCTTGTTTGGTGTGCTTCGTGCTGGCTTGATTGCAGTCAACGTGAACCCACTTTATACGCCACGTGAGTTAGAACATCAGCTCAATGATGCTGACGCCACAGCGATTGTTATCGTCTCCAACTTTGCCAACACGCTTGAACAAATCGTCGACAACACGCCAGTGAAGCATGTGGTCTTGACCAGTCTTGGTCAGATGTTGCCGCGCGCCAAAGGCACCTTAGTGGACTTTGTGGTTAAGTACGTCAAAGGCATGGTACCTAAGTATGACCTTCCAGGGGCCATCTCTATGCGTCAGGCTTTGCACAAAGGGCGACGTCTACAATATGTGAAGCCGTTTATGTCGGGCGACGATATCGCCTTTCTACAATACACAGGCGGAACAACCGGGGTGGCAAAAGGGGCGATCTTGACTCATCGCAATATGATTGCCAACGTTCTGCAAGCCAAGGGCGCCTACGGCCCGGTGTTGTCAGAAGGTCGAGAGCTGGTGGTAACGGCTCTGCCGCTCTATCACGTGTTTGCCCTAACAGTAAACTGTCTACTGTTTATCGAGATGGGAGGGCAGAACCTACTCATCACCAACCCACGCGATATTCCAGGCTTTGTCAAAGAACTACAGAAGTATCCGTTTACCGCTATCACAGGGGTGAATACGCTGTTTAATGCTTTGGTCAATAACGAAGACTTCCATGAGCTTAACTTCAGCAAGCTGAAACTGGCAGTTGGTGGTGGCATGGCTGTACAGCGCGCGGTTGCTGAGCAATGGAAAAAGACCACAGGTATCCATCTACTGGAAGGTTACGGTCTGACCGAATGTTCGCCGCTGGTGACCGGTAACCCTTATGATCTTACTGACTATACGGGAGCGATTGGTCTGCCTGTACCTTCGACCGAAGTGCGTATCGTCGATGATGAAGGGCAACCGCTAGCCAATACTGAGGTAGGCGAGCTACAAGTGCGTGGTCCACAAGTGATGCAAGGTTATTGGCAACGCCCTGAAGCGACCAAAGAGGTGATTAACGCAGAAGGATGGTTGTCGACAGGGGACATCGTTAAGTTTGATGAGGAAGGCTTGATTCATATTGTTGACCGCAAAAAAGATATGATTCTAGTCTCTGGCTTTAATGTTTACCCGAACGAAATTGAAGATGTGGTCGCGCTACACGGAAAAGTGCTTGAAGTGGCGGCAATCGGACAAGAGCATCCTGTTTCCGGCGAAGTGGTTAAAGTCTATGTGGTGAAACGCGATCCAAGCTTGACCAAGGATGAAATCATTGCCCACTGTCGTCAGCACCTAACAGGCTACAAGGTGCCGAAATTGGTTGAGTTTAGGGAAGATTTGCCTAAAACCAACGTGGGTAAAATCTTGCGTCGAGTGCTTCGTGAAGAAAACGATGCCAACCTAGCGAAAGCAGAACAAGCTTAA
- the rnd gene encoding ribonuclease D gives MNYQIITESEQLDSVIARARQADVVMLDTEFVRTRTYYPQLGLIQLFDGQELSLIDPTVIEDMSAFKQLLQDTSVLKVLHACGEDLEVFHNSFGCLPYPMVDTQLIAAFLGHGLSTGFASLVEEYLGVELDKSESRTDWLARPLSQKQLEYAAADVYYLEPLYQQLFEKVTQAGWWQAAQQESDLLASKRIKTINPDKAYLDIKGAWQLKPRELAVLKPLATWRLKEALRRDLALNFVFKENDLLTIAKKGIQNRQMMEQEGMDLRAVQRHSARIIALVKSAKMTAVEDYPDKIERLMDLPGYKQTFKVLKDEVKKASQASGLATEFLASKKQLNQLISWVWKKDRDPAKLPDIMQGWRLSLMGEKLNKLL, from the coding sequence GTGAATTATCAAATTATTACCGAATCTGAACAACTCGACAGTGTCATTGCCCGCGCTCGTCAAGCCGATGTTGTGATGTTGGATACCGAGTTTGTCCGCACCCGTACTTACTACCCACAGCTGGGTCTTATTCAGCTGTTTGATGGCCAAGAGCTCAGTTTGATTGACCCGACGGTTATTGAAGATATGAGTGCGTTCAAGCAACTGCTGCAAGACACCTCAGTGCTTAAAGTCTTGCATGCATGCGGTGAAGATTTGGAAGTGTTTCACAATAGCTTTGGTTGTTTGCCATACCCTATGGTGGATACTCAGCTGATTGCGGCATTTCTCGGTCATGGCTTATCGACCGGTTTTGCTTCTTTGGTTGAAGAATACTTAGGTGTCGAGCTAGATAAAAGTGAATCAAGAACCGATTGGCTTGCCAGACCGTTGTCGCAAAAGCAGTTAGAGTACGCCGCTGCAGACGTATACTACCTGGAACCTTTGTATCAGCAGTTGTTTGAAAAAGTGACTCAAGCGGGGTGGTGGCAGGCTGCTCAGCAGGAAAGTGACTTGTTAGCGAGTAAACGCATAAAAACCATCAATCCGGACAAGGCTTACCTTGATATTAAAGGCGCATGGCAGCTCAAACCTAGAGAGTTAGCTGTTTTGAAACCGCTGGCTACCTGGCGCTTAAAAGAAGCGTTGCGTCGCGATCTCGCGCTGAACTTTGTTTTTAAAGAGAATGACCTGCTGACCATTGCCAAAAAAGGTATCCAAAACCGCCAGATGATGGAGCAAGAGGGGATGGATTTGCGTGCAGTACAGCGTCACAGTGCGCGAATTATTGCATTGGTAAAATCCGCTAAAATGACGGCGGTAGAAGATTACCCCGATAAGATTGAGCGTTTGATGGATCTGCCCGGGTACAAGCAGACCTTTAAAGTGTTGAAAGATGAGGTGAAAAAAGCGTCGCAAGCCAGCGGTCTAGCCACAGAGTTTTTGGCGTCGAAAAAGCAACTTAATCAGCTCATCAGTTGGGTGTGGAAGAAAGATCGCGATCCGGCCAAACTTCCAGACATCATGCAAGGCTGGCGTTTGTCGTTGATGGGTGAAAAACTCAACAAATTGCTGTGA
- a CDS encoding SulP family inorganic anion transporter, translated as MFEFPQFSKHSVKNDVLSGLTVALALVPEAVAFAFVAGVDPMVGLYAAFIVGLITSIFGGRPGMISGATGAMAVVMVSLVAMHGVQYLFAAILLAGILQVAAGLFKLGKFIRIVPHPVMIGFVNGLAIVIFLAQLGQFKAPDINGMLTWLPQDQMMLMLGLVALTMAIIHFLPKFTTAVPSSLVAIVTVTALVVGLDLETRTVVDFLRTMSGNEAATLAGSLPTFSIPAVPLTLETLQIILPYAIILAAIGLIESLLTLTVLDEMTNTRGQSNRECIGQGMANMTCSVFGAMGGCAMIGQSMINVNSGGRGRLSGIVAAVALLMFILFASSLIEMIPLAALVGVMFMVVIGTFEWATFKLARRVPKQDFFVIVLVTVVTVLTDLAIAVFVGVIASALMFAWQHAKHIYADTSINAEGSKEYKIHGPVFFGSVANFLEIFDAHKDPKDVIVDFADSRVTDHSAIEAIETLAERYSAQGKTLHLRHLSPDCRKLLDKAGSLVEINVKEDPSYKVATDVLAG; from the coding sequence ATGTTTGAATTTCCTCAATTTTCTAAACACTCTGTCAAGAACGACGTTCTTTCAGGCCTGACCGTAGCGCTGGCTTTGGTCCCTGAGGCCGTCGCATTCGCCTTTGTTGCAGGTGTCGACCCTATGGTCGGTCTCTACGCCGCTTTCATCGTTGGTCTCATTACCTCTATCTTTGGTGGTCGACCAGGTATGATTTCCGGCGCAACAGGTGCGATGGCGGTGGTTATGGTGTCGTTGGTTGCGATGCACGGAGTACAATACTTGTTTGCGGCCATCTTGCTTGCCGGCATCTTGCAGGTAGCTGCAGGGCTATTCAAACTGGGTAAGTTTATCCGAATTGTCCCACACCCGGTGATGATAGGTTTCGTCAATGGTTTGGCAATTGTTATCTTCCTAGCGCAATTGGGTCAGTTCAAAGCGCCAGACATCAATGGCATGTTGACCTGGCTACCTCAAGACCAAATGATGCTGATGCTTGGTCTCGTAGCGCTGACGATGGCCATTATTCACTTCTTGCCTAAGTTTACTACCGCGGTCCCGTCATCTCTGGTTGCAATTGTTACCGTCACAGCACTTGTCGTTGGACTGGATCTAGAAACTCGCACTGTGGTTGACTTCCTGCGCACTATGTCAGGTAATGAAGCGGCGACCCTAGCCGGATCGCTACCTACATTCTCTATCCCAGCGGTGCCACTCACGCTTGAGACTCTACAGATTATTTTGCCTTATGCGATCATCTTGGCTGCAATCGGTCTGATTGAATCACTACTCACATTGACCGTTCTTGATGAGATGACCAACACGCGTGGCCAATCTAACCGTGAATGTATTGGTCAAGGTATGGCAAACATGACCTGTTCAGTGTTCGGCGCTATGGGCGGCTGTGCAATGATTGGTCAATCGATGATTAACGTAAACTCAGGTGGCCGTGGGCGCCTATCAGGTATCGTTGCCGCCGTTGCTCTACTGATGTTTATCTTGTTTGCTTCTTCTCTTATCGAGATGATCCCACTGGCAGCGCTGGTTGGTGTTATGTTTATGGTGGTCATTGGTACCTTTGAATGGGCAACGTTCAAGCTAGCTCGCCGCGTACCAAAACAAGATTTCTTTGTTATCGTGTTGGTCACTGTGGTCACGGTACTGACTGACCTTGCCATTGCGGTGTTTGTTGGTGTTATTGCATCGGCACTTATGTTCGCATGGCAGCACGCAAAGCATATCTACGCCGACACAAGCATCAATGCTGAAGGCTCGAAAGAGTACAAAATCCACGGCCCTGTCTTCTTCGGCTCTGTCGCAAACTTCCTTGAGATTTTTGACGCACACAAAGACCCGAAAGATGTGATTGTCGATTTCGCCGATTCGCGCGTCACCGACCACTCGGCCATTGAGGCAATTGAAACTTTGGCAGAACGATACTCGGCGCAAGGTAAAACGCTTCATCTACGTCATCTAAGCCCAGACTGTCGTAAACTGCTCGACAAAGCAGGCAGCTTGGTTGAAATCAATGTCAAAGAAGACCCAAGCTATAAGGTCGCGACCGACGTATTAGCTGGCTAA
- the rne gene encoding ribonuclease E: MKRMLINATQKEELRVALVDGQRLYDLDIESPGHESKKANIYKGRITRIEPSLEAAFVDYGAERHGFLPLKEIAREYFPEGYTYQGRPSIKEVLKEGQEVIVQVEKEERGSKGAALTTFISLAGSYLVLMPNNPRAGGISRRIEGDERTQLKAALSTLELPQGMGLIVRTAGVGKSAEELEWDLNVLINHWGAIKQASDANAAPFLIHQESNVIVRAIRDYLRRDIGEILIDSNTIYERALDHIRLVRPDFVNRVKKYDGEVPLFSHYQIESQIESAFQREVRLPSGGSIVIDPTEALTSIDINSARATKGGDIEETALNTNLEAAEEIARQLRLRDLGGLVVIDFIDMTPVRHQREVENRLRDSVRMDRARVQIGRISRFGLLEMSRQRLSPSLAEASHHICPRCTGTGVVRDNESLALSVLRLIEEEALKDNTAQVVAVVPVPIASYLLNEKRRSVNHIERIQEVKITVVPNSEMETPHFDVIRVRDGEQFDLLSYLLPQKIEAMKEAEGKEPSDSEAKPKRIEEPALKGFAAPSQSAPAPSAPVAAKPVETKAKADDAQESQPGLVSRFFKALGSFLFGSSDNEEKQEEQKPKERREGNRNNRNRRNRNDNRRRNNRDSRNENRDDKRDNKRKSARDEASNEAKSNDRKQQNRKPKQDRRNKRDDVKASKVAEEGLKLAADAQQNEKPEARKDRSEEKAAKVKERRQRRKLSKQVRVKDQVAQAKAEEEAKQVAVEAKAEAVEDKAQDAEAENAEEQPKQRRNRRSPRHLRASGQRRRRGRDRRPNPFRLRKGGVASPEMAMGKVMPSYGITKPTPKHKAKADMNKAEAQVSVVLGGFACPEMAMGKVIVRRDLPAVTEVQQQPVVTEPAVELNLQQPVIEQPQTSEAPAAKPEEPQVESPAVVEQPVEPTSTSETVDPAPVAAEQTPIAVAKSAGHAFAPMAKAPGSTEMREIKVVAAPLKAERYQPRGAGSQVARNQAGASMTKPQF, encoded by the coding sequence ATGAAAAGAATGTTAATTAACGCAACTCAAAAAGAAGAGTTGCGTGTTGCTTTGGTTGATGGTCAGCGCTTGTACGATTTGGATATCGAAAGCCCTGGTCACGAATCAAAGAAAGCAAATATCTACAAAGGACGTATCACACGCATCGAACCAAGCCTAGAAGCGGCTTTTGTTGACTACGGTGCAGAAAGACACGGTTTCCTCCCTCTCAAAGAAATTGCCCGCGAATACTTCCCCGAAGGTTACACTTACCAAGGCCGTCCAAGCATCAAAGAAGTGCTCAAGGAAGGTCAAGAAGTTATCGTACAAGTTGAAAAAGAAGAACGTGGTAGCAAGGGCGCAGCTCTAACCACTTTCATCTCTCTTGCGGGTAGCTACCTCGTTCTGATGCCAAACAACCCTCGTGCAGGCGGTATTTCACGCCGTATCGAAGGGGACGAACGTACTCAACTCAAAGCGGCATTGAGCACGCTTGAACTGCCACAAGGCATGGGCTTGATCGTTCGAACTGCTGGCGTTGGTAAGAGCGCAGAAGAACTTGAGTGGGATCTGAACGTTTTGATTAACCATTGGGGTGCGATCAAACAAGCGTCAGACGCCAATGCAGCGCCTTTCTTGATTCACCAAGAAAGTAACGTCATTGTTCGTGCGATTCGTGATTACCTACGTCGTGATATCGGTGAAATCCTTATCGATAGCAACACGATTTACGAACGTGCTCTTGATCATATCCGTCTGGTTCGCCCTGACTTCGTTAACCGAGTCAAGAAGTACGACGGTGAAGTGCCACTATTTAGTCACTACCAAATCGAGAGTCAAATCGAGTCAGCCTTCCAACGTGAAGTTCGTCTTCCTTCTGGCGGTTCAATCGTTATCGACCCAACAGAAGCCTTAACCTCTATCGATATCAACTCCGCTCGTGCAACCAAAGGCGGCGACATCGAAGAAACGGCGCTCAACACCAACTTAGAAGCGGCAGAAGAGATTGCTCGTCAATTACGCCTGCGTGACCTAGGTGGTTTGGTCGTTATCGACTTTATCGATATGACACCCGTGCGCCACCAACGCGAAGTCGAAAATCGCTTGCGTGACTCTGTAAGAATGGATCGCGCTCGCGTTCAAATTGGCCGAATTTCTCGTTTTGGTCTTCTTGAAATGTCGCGTCAGCGTTTAAGCCCATCACTTGCTGAGGCCAGCCATCATATTTGTCCACGCTGTACAGGTACCGGTGTTGTTCGTGACAACGAATCACTTGCCCTTTCTGTATTGCGTTTGATCGAAGAAGAAGCACTTAAAGACAACACCGCTCAAGTGGTTGCGGTTGTGCCTGTGCCAATCGCCTCTTACCTGCTTAACGAAAAGCGCCGCTCAGTCAATCATATTGAGCGCATTCAAGAAGTTAAGATCACAGTTGTGCCGAACTCAGAAATGGAAACGCCTCATTTCGACGTGATTCGCGTTCGTGACGGTGAGCAGTTCGATCTTCTCTCTTACCTACTGCCGCAAAAAATTGAGGCAATGAAAGAAGCAGAAGGCAAAGAACCATCAGACAGCGAAGCGAAGCCGAAAAGAATTGAAGAGCCAGCTCTGAAAGGGTTCGCCGCACCGTCACAATCAGCGCCAGCACCGAGTGCGCCTGTCGCCGCGAAACCGGTTGAGACTAAAGCTAAGGCTGACGACGCGCAAGAGTCACAACCTGGCTTGGTTAGCCGCTTCTTTAAAGCACTAGGCAGCTTCCTGTTTGGATCTTCAGACAATGAAGAGAAACAAGAAGAGCAGAAGCCTAAAGAGCGTCGCGAAGGCAATCGCAACAACCGTAACCGTCGCAATCGCAACGACAACCGCCGCCGTAACAACCGCGATAGTCGCAACGAAAATCGTGACGACAAACGCGACAACAAGCGTAAGAGTGCACGAGACGAAGCGTCGAATGAAGCGAAGTCAAACGACCGTAAGCAACAAAACCGCAAGCCTAAGCAGGACCGCCGTAATAAGCGTGACGACGTTAAAGCAAGCAAGGTTGCTGAAGAAGGTCTGAAACTAGCGGCAGATGCTCAGCAAAATGAGAAACCTGAAGCGCGTAAAGATCGTTCTGAAGAAAAAGCCGCTAAAGTGAAAGAGCGTCGTCAGCGTCGCAAGCTTTCGAAGCAAGTTCGCGTTAAAGATCAAGTAGCGCAAGCCAAAGCGGAAGAAGAAGCGAAACAAGTAGCAGTGGAAGCCAAGGCCGAAGCCGTTGAAGATAAAGCGCAAGATGCTGAAGCAGAGAACGCTGAAGAGCAACCTAAGCAGCGCCGCAATCGTCGCTCGCCACGTCACCTACGTGCTAGCGGACAACGTCGTCGTCGCGGTCGTGACCGTCGCCCTAACCCATTCCGTCTTCGTAAAGGTGGGGTTGCTTCACCAGAAATGGCGATGGGTAAAGTGATGCCAAGTTACGGCATTACTAAGCCGACACCAAAGCACAAAGCCAAAGCGGATATGAATAAAGCAGAGGCTCAAGTTTCAGTGGTTCTAGGTGGCTTTGCTTGTCCTGAAATGGCAATGGGTAAAGTGATTGTTCGTCGTGACCTACCTGCTGTAACAGAAGTTCAACAACAACCAGTGGTCACAGAGCCAGCCGTTGAGCTAAACTTACAACAGCCAGTGATCGAACAGCCTCAAACTAGCGAAGCGCCTGCCGCTAAGCCTGAAGAGCCGCAAGTTGAGAGCCCAGCCGTTGTAGAACAGCCAGTTGAGCCAACCTCTACTAGCGAGACGGTTGACCCTGCACCTGTTGCAGCTGAGCAGACTCCAATTGCTGTAGCGAAAAGTGCCGGGCATGCCTTTGCACCTATGGCTAAGGCACCTGGCAGTACTGAGATGCGCGAGATAAAAGTTGTCGCAGCTCCACTCAAGGCTGAACGTTACCAACCTCGTGGCGCTGGTAGCCAAGTGGCTCGCAATCAAGCCGGCGCAAGCATGACCAAACCTCAGTTCTAA
- the rluC gene encoding 23S rRNA pseudouridine(955/2504/2580) synthase RluC yields MSEIRTKVQFVDIDDDMAGQRIDNFLRNQLKSIPKSMVYRILRKGEVRVNKKRVKAEYKLKAGDLVRIPPVTIEEKADEVAPSTKLNKVAELEHMIIYEDEHMLILNKPSGTAVHGGSGLKFGAIEALRALRPQARFLELVHRIDRDTSGILLVAKKRSALRHLQAQFREKTVQKYYFALVMGEWKASCKKVDAPLLKNEVNSIVRVNPNGKPSETRFKIVEKFADATLVQASPITGRTHQIRVHTQYTGHPIAWDDRYGDRRFDAYTAKVGLDRLFLHAANIKFQHPANDEWMEINAPMEPKLEKALAGLRKL; encoded by the coding sequence ATGAGTGAAATTAGAACAAAAGTCCAATTTGTCGATATTGACGATGATATGGCGGGTCAGCGTATTGATAATTTCTTACGCAACCAATTGAAAAGCATCCCGAAAAGTATGGTTTACCGAATTTTGCGTAAAGGTGAAGTTCGAGTAAATAAGAAGCGGGTTAAAGCAGAGTACAAACTGAAAGCGGGCGATCTCGTCAGAATCCCGCCGGTGACGATTGAAGAAAAAGCAGACGAAGTCGCGCCGAGCACTAAGCTTAATAAGGTGGCAGAGCTTGAACATATGATCATCTATGAAGATGAGCATATGCTGATTCTAAATAAACCGTCCGGCACCGCAGTACATGGTGGCAGTGGACTAAAGTTTGGGGCAATCGAAGCCCTGCGTGCATTGCGTCCCCAAGCACGATTCCTAGAGCTGGTTCATCGTATTGACCGCGACACGTCGGGAATACTTCTGGTCGCAAAAAAACGCTCTGCACTGCGCCATCTGCAAGCTCAGTTTCGTGAGAAGACGGTACAAAAATACTATTTTGCGTTGGTCATGGGAGAGTGGAAAGCAAGTTGCAAAAAAGTGGATGCGCCGTTGTTGAAAAACGAAGTGAACAGTATTGTTCGCGTTAACCCAAACGGAAAACCCTCTGAGACGCGGTTTAAAATTGTCGAGAAGTTTGCCGATGCGACCTTGGTTCAAGCCAGCCCAATTACTGGCCGAACGCACCAGATTCGCGTCCATACCCAGTACACCGGGCACCCTATTGCTTGGGACGACCGCTACGGTGATCGTCGTTTTGATGCCTACACGGCAAAAGTAGGGCTAGACCGACTGTTTCTCCATGCTGCCAACATCAAGTTTCAGCATCCAGCCAATGATGAGTGGATGGAGATCAACGCACCGATGGAGCCAAAGTTGGAGAAAGCGTTGGCAGGGTTGCGTAAGCTTTAA